A window from Chrysemys picta bellii isolate R12L10 unplaced genomic scaffold, ASM1138683v2 scaf5, whole genome shotgun sequence encodes these proteins:
- the TAGAP gene encoding T-cell activation Rho GTPase-activating protein translates to MKVLSSCNAPKPLNASNMETLIECQSEGDIKKCHLLVSCDSEDGLCHLIDGNKKRKKVISWPFALRWNSSISESSGHLESDLKTSLFDQPLSIVCGEDDTLPKPIQDILTTLYFKGPFTEGIFRKAANEKARKELKEELNSGGKVDLESKPVHLLAVVFKDFLRNIPNKLLSSELYDEWMTVMEKQSNPDRIEGLKEVADKLPRPNLLLLKHLVFVLHHLSKTSEVNRMDSSNLAICIGPNLLTPKHAETLPLEVQKQINDKVKTLVEFLIDNYFEVFGEDISLLFSPSADDSLEHTDSSTELLSPTQQNDSAYDSTDPEAECSSSISQIKQLQKAKGKTNSLRSRDPRCQKPQDLPPLASSLTVFKNSISTLDRRFSEPDMSLQDCLDGKIRSQKLTKSEDNFTIQQEQLRLQGQELEKHLPGEFFPGGHYRTKKPLNLSVKTNLPSELSSGSLPKTSSNCSLDSSLSNSDCSVFTSSPLVSPSSPKRNFVTRPQSFSTKTADESDTPIREFKKHSMSFSFATRKKVLTKTQSWEPGKAMGFQRNSFKKDSKKENQFSGRIVQEHCTNNGKPLSVVYQSRSRFRSADEVFREVDQKNPGKPPSYEEATKNCLAAKVPSYSTLTIQNMRATVSNQDSLLPHPCLSNREVTTDTYQKDLPFDRLFVVNDSQVQTETIDIGINSRASLPVTPRVYRLRSMSESYQKNKQEYLTRRCSQPVFEVDQLKYAKESYV, encoded by the exons ATGAAGGTGTTAAGCAGCTGCAATGCT cCAAAACCGCTAAATGCCAGCAATATGGAGACTTTGATTGAGTGCCAGTCAGAG GGCGATATCAAGAAATGCCACTTGTTGGTGTCGTGTGACAGTGAAGATGGGCTTTGCCATCTGATTG ACGGTAATAAGAAAAGAAAGAAGGTGATATCATGGCCCTTCGCGCTGCGATGGAACTCTTCAATATCAGAGTCCTCGGGACATTTAGAATCTGATCTGAAGACTTCTCTGTTTGATCAGCCTCTGTCAATTGTCTGTGGTGAAGATGACACACTCCCCAAACCCATCCAG GATATCCTTACTACACTGTACTTTAAAGGACCTTTCACTGAAGGAATATTCAGAAAAGCTGCCAATGAAAAAGCACGCAAGGAGTTGAAGGAAGAACTGAACTCAGGAGGAAAGGTTGACTTGGAAAGCAAACCCGTGCATCTGTTAGCAGTGGTCTTTAAG GATTTCCTACGAAATATCCCAAATAAGCTACTCTCGTCTGAACTTTATGACGAGTGGATGACAGTGATGGAGAAGCAGAGCAATCCTGACAGAATTGAAGGATTGAAAGA GGTTGCAGACAAATTACCAAGACCAAATCTCCTCTTGCTCAAGCATTTGGTCTTTGTGCTTCACCATCTCAGCAAAACCTCTGAGGTCAACCGGATGGATTCTAGCAATCTTGCTATCTGCATTGGGCCAAACCTGCTGACTCCAAAGCACGCTGAAACCTTACCACTCGAAGTCCAGAAACAGATAAATGACAAG GTTAAGACATTAGTGGAATTcctcattgataactactttgaAGTATTTGGGGAGGATATATCTTTGCTCTTCAGTCCATCGGCTGATGATTCACTGGAACACACCGACAGCTCCACAG AACTGTTATCTCCCACTCAGCAAAATGACTCTGCCTACGACAGCACTGATCCCGAGGCTGAATGCAGctccagcatttctcaaatcaAGCAGCTCCAGAAGGCCAAAGGGAAAACCAATAGCCTGAGAAGTAGAGACCCACGATGCCAAAAACCACAGGACCTCCCCCCCCTTGCCTCTTCACTAACCGTTTTTAAAAACTCCATAAGCACACTGGATAGGAGATTCTCTGAGCCAGACATGTCCTTGCAGGACTGCCTTGACGGCAAGATAAGGAGCCAGAAGCTAACCAAAAGTGAGGATAACTTCACCATCCAGCAGGAACAGCTGAGGTTGCAAGGTCAAGAACTGGAAAAGCACCTGCCAGGGGAATTTTTTCCTGGAGGTCACTATAGGACTAAAAAGCCACTAAACCTAAGTGTGAAAACCAACTTGCCATCAGAATTATCAAGTGGCTCATTACCCAAAACATCCTCCAACTGTTCCTTGGATAGCTCCTTATCCAATTCTGACTGCTCTGTCTTTACCAGCTCACCATTAGTTTctccttccagtcccaagagaaaCTTCGTAACCAGACCCCAGTCCTTTTCCACCAAGACTGCTGATGAAAGTGATACACCCATCAGAGAGTTCAAAAAGCACTCCATGTCATTTTCTTTTGCAACCCGCAAGAAAGTGCTAACAAAAACTCAAAGTTGGGAGCCTGGAAAAGCTATGGGCTTTCAAAGAAACAGCTTCAAGAAGGACTCAAAGAAAGAAAATCAGTTTTCAGGTAGAATAGTCCAGGAACACTGTACCAACAATGGCAAACCATTATCTGTGGTATATCAATCAAGGTCTCGTTTCAGGTCAGCTGATGAGGTATTTAGAGAAGTGGACCAGAAAAATCCTGGCAAACCACCATCGTATGAAGAGGCTACTAAAAACTGCCTGGCTGCTAAGGTCCCTTCATACAGTACCTTAACAATTCAGAATATGAGAGCAACTGTGTCAAATCAAGACTCTTTGCTTCCTCATCCATGTCTCAGCAATAGAGAGGTTACAACAGATACGTATCAGAAGGATCTACCCTTTGACAGACTTTTTGTGGTAAATGATTCTCAGGTACAAACTGAAACCATTGACATTGGAATAAATTCCCGTGCAAGTTTACCTGTAACCCCTCGAGTTTATCGTCTCAGGTCTATGTCTGAGTCCTATCAAAAGAACAAACAAGAGTATCTGACACGACGATGCAGTCAGCCAGTCTTTGAGGTTGACCAGCTCAAATATGCTAAGGAATCCTATGTTTAA